A stretch of the Glycine soja cultivar W05 chromosome 13, ASM419377v2, whole genome shotgun sequence genome encodes the following:
- the LOC114380774 gene encoding sulfite exporter TauE/SafE family protein 4-like: protein MPMLSSRGFIAYVLSAFSCAVLSALFITNHIHDDDNKAVTLLASRVSETLKVWPDLEPSWRLVLATVIGFLGSACGTVGGVGGGGIFVPMLNLILGFDTKSAAALSKCMIMGASTSSVWYNVRVPHPTKEVPILDYDLALLFQPMLMLGITVGVALSVVFPYWLITVLIIILFIGTSSRSFFKGIEMWREETIFKREKTMQRATLVDSQGEDKTVRIDTKYEPLIPKEKKSTMEILCLNLRWKRILVLIVVWVGFLLVQVIKNDVEACSAWYWVLFGLQLPIALLVFGYEAVKLYKEHKRRMNTGNSECICEASIEWTAINLAFCALCGIVGGIVGGLLGSGGGFVLGPLLLEIGVIPQVASATATFVMMFSSSLSVVEFYLLKRFPIPYALYLTSVSVLAGFWGQFFVRRLIKCLGRASIIVFILSGVIFASALTMGVVGIENSIQMINNHEFMGFLGFCSSQ from the exons ATGCCAATGTTGTCTTCAAGAGGCTTCATCGCTTATGTCCTATCTGCTTTCTCTTGTGCTGTTCTGTCTGCGCTTTTTATCACCAACCACATCCATGATGATGATAACAAGGCAGTTACTTTGTTAGCCTCTCGTGTGTCTGAAACTCTTAAAGTTTGGCCC GACTTGGAGCCAAGTTGGAGACTTGTGTTGGCAACGGTTATTGGGTTTCTTGGTTCAGCATGTGGAACCGTTGGTGGGGTTGGAGGGGGAGGCATTTTCGTTCCCATGCTCAATCTGATTCTTGGCTTTGATACTAAGTCTGCTGCTGCTCTTTCTAAAT GTATGATAATGGGGGCATCAACATCATCGGTTTGGTATAATGTGAGAGTGCCACATCCAACAAAAGAGGTGCCCATATTAGACTATGATCTGGCTCTTCTGTTTCAGCCTATGCTCATGCTTGGAATCACTGTTGGTGTTGCTCTCAGTGTTGTCTTCCCCTACTGGCTTATCACTGTTCTCATCATCATTCTCTTCATAG GGACTTCTTCAAGGTCTTTCTTCAAAGGAATCGAGATGTGGAGGGAAGAGACCATTTTCAAG AGAGAAAAGACCATGCAGCGAGCGACTTTGGTTGATTCTCAGGGTGAAGATAAGACAG TTAGAATCGACACAAAATATGAACCGTTGATTcctaaagaaaagaaatcaactATG GAAATTTTATGTCTCAACCTTAGGTGGAAAAGGATTCTGGTACTGATAGTGGTGTGGGTTGGTTTCCTACTAGTTCAAGTCATCAAG AATGATGTAGAGGCATGCAGTGCATGGTATTGGGTGCTTTTTGGCTTGCAG CTTCCAATTGCACTTTTGGTGTTTGGCTATGAAGCAGTGAAGTTGTACAAGGAGCATAAAAGGAGGATGAACACAGGGAACTCAGAATGCATCTGTGAGGCTTCTATAGAATGGACTGCTATTAACCTTGCATTTTGTGCATTGTGTGGCATTGTAGGGGGAATTGTTGGAGGCCTACTTGGTTCTGGAGGTGGGTTTGTTTTAGGACCTCTTCTTCTAGAGATTGGTGTCATTCCTCAG GTTGCTAGTGCTACAGCAACATTTGTGATGATGttttcatcatctttgtcagTGGTTGAATTCTACCTTCTCAAGAGGTTCCCCATTCCTTATG CATTATACCTCACCTCAGTGTCTGTTTTGGCTGGGTTCTGGGGACAGTTCTTTGTAAgaagattgattaaatgtctTGGGAGGGCATCAATCATTGTATTCATCCTCTCAGGTGTCATTTTTGCTAGCGCCCTCACCATGG gtgTCGTTGGCATTGAGAACAGCATTCAAATGATAAACAACCATGAGTTCATGGGATTCTTAGGCTTCTGTTCCAGTCagtga
- the LOC114381433 gene encoding serine/threonine-protein kinase SRPK-like isoform X1 has protein sequence MGDKHQQHQEDSSDFTSEDEGTEDYRRGGYHAVRIGDTFNAGRYVVQSKLGWGHFSTVWLAWDTKHSRYVALKVQKSAQHYTEAAMDEIKILQQIAEGDPDDKKCVVKLLDHFKHSGPNGQHVCMVFEYLGDNLLTLIKYSDYRGLPIAMVKEICFHILVGLDYLHKQLSIIHTDLKPENILLLSTIDPSKDPRKSGAQLILPDSKDKMALESAGVKDMKTLNGDLIKNHKKKIKRKAKQAAHGCVEKEASEGVEGNAETSGAVELSPNASSAREQASSSAGTSRLSDADATKLKEQGNKRGSRSMRQKLLALVDLKCKLVDFGNACWTYKQFTNDIQTRQYRCPEVILGSKYSTSADLWSFACICFELATGDVLFDPHSGENFDRDEDHLALMMELLGMMPRKIALGGRYSRDFFNRYGDLRHIRRLRFWPLNKVLVEKYDFSEKDANDMTDFLVPILDFVPEKRPTAGQCLLHPWMNAGPRLLQPSMPSNHNPAAETSASDQKKRDKDEREAMEAGMGNIVINSDSKPLMHSPSKKVFQGSSLK, from the exons ATGGGGGACAAGCACCAGCAGCACCAGGAAGACAGCAGCGATTTCACCTCCGAGGACGAAGGCACCGAAGATTACCGCCGCGGCGGCTACCACGCCGTCCGAATCGGCGACACCTTCAACGCCGGTCGCTACGTCGTTCAGAGTAAACTCGGTTGGGGCCATTTCTCCACTGTCTGGCTCGCTTGGGACACCAAACATTCT AGATACGTGGCTTTGAAAGTTCAGAAGAGTGCTCAGCACTACACCGAGGCGGCCATGGATGAGATAAAAATTTTGCAGCAGATTGCGGAGGGAGATCCTGATGATAAGAAATGTGTGGTGAAGCTTTTGGACCATTTCAAGCATTCTGGTCCCAATGGGCAGCATGTTTGCATGGTGTTTGAGTACCTTGGGGACAATCTTTTGACTCTTATTAAGTACTCAGATTATCGAGGGTTGCCTATTGCCATGGTTAAGGAGATTTGCTTTCATATTCTGGTTGGATTGGATTACTTGCACAAGCAGCTTTCTATCATACATACTGACTTGAAGCCCGAAAACATCCTGCTCTTGTCGACAATTGATCCGTCTAAGGATCCTAGGAAGTCTGGTGCACAGCTTATTCTTCCGGATAGTAAAGATAAGATGGCACTGGAGTCAGCAGGGGTGAAAGATATGAAGACGTTGAATGGGGATTTGATtaagaatcataaaaaaaagattaagagaaAAGCTAAGCAAGCAGCCCATGGATGTGTTGAAAAGGAAGCTTCTGAAGGAGTTGAGGGTAATGCTGAAACCTCTGGGGCTGTGGAGTTGTCTCCCAATGCGAGTTCTGCAAGAGAACAGGCTTCTAGTTCTGCAGGAACTAGTCGGTTATCCGATGCTGATGCAACAAAGTTGAAAGAGCAGGGTAACAAAAGAGGAAGCCGCTCTATGAGACAGAAGCTGCTGGCATTGGTTGATCTCAAGTGCAAGTTAGTGGACTTTGGTAATGCCTGCTGGACATATAAACAGTTTACTAATGATATTCAGACAAGACAGTATCGGTGCCCGGAGGTGATCCTTGGGTCAAAATATTCTACGTCTGCAGATCTTTGGTCTTTTGCTTGCATTTGTTTTGAGCTTGCAACTGGAGATGTGTTATTTGATCCTCACAGTGGTGAGAACTTTGATAGGGATGAG GACCACTTAGCATTAATGATGGAACTTCTTGGAATGATGCCACGTAAG ATAGCACTTGGTGGCCGTTATTCCCGTGATTTCTTTAATAGATATGGTGACTTAAGGCACATCCGGCGGTTGCGATTCTGGCCCTTGAATAAAGTCCTCGTGGAGAAGTATGACTTCAGTGAGAAAGATGCAAATGATATGACAGACTTTTTGGTTCCCATCCTTGACTTTGTTCCTGAGAAGCGGCCAACAGCTGGTCAGTGCCTTCTCCATCCATGGATGAATGCTGGTCCACGCCTTTTGCAGCCATCTATGCCTTCTAATCACAACCCTGCTGCTGAAACTTCTGCTTCGGATCAGAAGAAAAGGGACAAAGATGAGAGGGAGGCCATGGAGGCAGGAATGGGAAATATTGTTATCAATTCAGATTCAAAACCACTAATGCATTCTCCATCAAAGAAAGTCTTCCAAGGCAGCAGCCTGAAGTAG
- the LOC114381433 gene encoding serine/threonine-protein kinase SRPK-like isoform X2: MDEIKILQQIAEGDPDDKKCVVKLLDHFKHSGPNGQHVCMVFEYLGDNLLTLIKYSDYRGLPIAMVKEICFHILVGLDYLHKQLSIIHTDLKPENILLLSTIDPSKDPRKSGAQLILPDSKDKMALESAGVKDMKTLNGDLIKNHKKKIKRKAKQAAHGCVEKEASEGVEGNAETSGAVELSPNASSAREQASSSAGTSRLSDADATKLKEQGNKRGSRSMRQKLLALVDLKCKLVDFGNACWTYKQFTNDIQTRQYRCPEVILGSKYSTSADLWSFACICFELATGDVLFDPHSGENFDRDEDHLALMMELLGMMPRKIALGGRYSRDFFNRYGDLRHIRRLRFWPLNKVLVEKYDFSEKDANDMTDFLVPILDFVPEKRPTAGQCLLHPWMNAGPRLLQPSMPSNHNPAAETSASDQKKRDKDEREAMEAGMGNIVINSDSKPLMHSPSKKVFQGSSLK; the protein is encoded by the exons ATGGATGAGATAAAAATTTTGCAGCAGATTGCGGAGGGAGATCCTGATGATAAGAAATGTGTGGTGAAGCTTTTGGACCATTTCAAGCATTCTGGTCCCAATGGGCAGCATGTTTGCATGGTGTTTGAGTACCTTGGGGACAATCTTTTGACTCTTATTAAGTACTCAGATTATCGAGGGTTGCCTATTGCCATGGTTAAGGAGATTTGCTTTCATATTCTGGTTGGATTGGATTACTTGCACAAGCAGCTTTCTATCATACATACTGACTTGAAGCCCGAAAACATCCTGCTCTTGTCGACAATTGATCCGTCTAAGGATCCTAGGAAGTCTGGTGCACAGCTTATTCTTCCGGATAGTAAAGATAAGATGGCACTGGAGTCAGCAGGGGTGAAAGATATGAAGACGTTGAATGGGGATTTGATtaagaatcataaaaaaaagattaagagaaAAGCTAAGCAAGCAGCCCATGGATGTGTTGAAAAGGAAGCTTCTGAAGGAGTTGAGGGTAATGCTGAAACCTCTGGGGCTGTGGAGTTGTCTCCCAATGCGAGTTCTGCAAGAGAACAGGCTTCTAGTTCTGCAGGAACTAGTCGGTTATCCGATGCTGATGCAACAAAGTTGAAAGAGCAGGGTAACAAAAGAGGAAGCCGCTCTATGAGACAGAAGCTGCTGGCATTGGTTGATCTCAAGTGCAAGTTAGTGGACTTTGGTAATGCCTGCTGGACATATAAACAGTTTACTAATGATATTCAGACAAGACAGTATCGGTGCCCGGAGGTGATCCTTGGGTCAAAATATTCTACGTCTGCAGATCTTTGGTCTTTTGCTTGCATTTGTTTTGAGCTTGCAACTGGAGATGTGTTATTTGATCCTCACAGTGGTGAGAACTTTGATAGGGATGAG GACCACTTAGCATTAATGATGGAACTTCTTGGAATGATGCCACGTAAG ATAGCACTTGGTGGCCGTTATTCCCGTGATTTCTTTAATAGATATGGTGACTTAAGGCACATCCGGCGGTTGCGATTCTGGCCCTTGAATAAAGTCCTCGTGGAGAAGTATGACTTCAGTGAGAAAGATGCAAATGATATGACAGACTTTTTGGTTCCCATCCTTGACTTTGTTCCTGAGAAGCGGCCAACAGCTGGTCAGTGCCTTCTCCATCCATGGATGAATGCTGGTCCACGCCTTTTGCAGCCATCTATGCCTTCTAATCACAACCCTGCTGCTGAAACTTCTGCTTCGGATCAGAAGAAAAGGGACAAAGATGAGAGGGAGGCCATGGAGGCAGGAATGGGAAATATTGTTATCAATTCAGATTCAAAACCACTAATGCATTCTCCATCAAAGAAAGTCTTCCAAGGCAGCAGCCTGAAGTAG
- the LOC114380861 gene encoding putative homeobox-leucine zipper protein ATHB-51, protein MEWNGSTRRYVPRADSSLSFLYNYNYTPYPGMEVKQQALAETSSPMEKMNCGNQEKKKRLTSDQLDSLENSFQKEIKLDPDRKMKLSKELGLQPRQIAVWFQNRRARWKNKQLEHLYDSLKQEFDVISKEKQKLEEEVMKLKTMLREQASRTQQVSTGYTEISGEETVESTSEALRCSKRGTLHHQQQQNNIGEGNCSFTLEDYNTVPVLPYWPGVPYYHP, encoded by the exons ATGGAGTGGAATGGGAGCACAAGACGTTATGTTCCCCGAGCAGATTCTTCTTTGAGCTTCCTTTACAACTACAACTACACCCCATATCCAG GAATGGAAGTGAAGCAACAAGCACTGGCAGAGACAAGTTCACCCATGGAAAAAATGAACTGCGGGAACcaggagaagaagaagcgatTAACAAGTGACCAGTTAGATTCGTTGGAGAATAGTTTTCAGAAGGAGATCAAGTTAGATCCTGATAGAAAGATGAAGCTTTCCAAGGAGTTAGGGCTTCAACCTCGTCAAATTGCTGTTTGGTTCCAAAACAGGCGTGCAAGGTGGAAGAACAAGCAACTTGAACACTTGTACGATTCACTTAAACAGGAATTTGATGTCATATCTAAGGAAAAGCAGAAGCTCGAGGAAGAG GTAATGAAGTTGAAGACTATGCTGAGAGAGCAAGCTTCTAGAACCCAACAAGTGTCAACAGGATACACAGAAATCTCTGGGGAAGAAACAGTGGAAAGCACGTCAGAGGCACTGCGTTGCTCCAAACGGGGAACACTGCAccatcagcagcagcagaatAATATTGGAGAGGGAAACTGTTCCTTCACTTTGGAAGATTACAACACAGTGCCAGTACTACCCTATTGGCCTGGGGTCCCTTATTATCATCCCTAA